CCTCTTTACCATTTGTCATAAACACCAACATACAAACTTACAATAaataataagcattacaaaGAATACAGagaaatagaatgagagatggCAGCCTAGCACACTGTGGATccaatagaaaaattaaagaaccCAGAAATTCacaaagaagatgatgatgataacaGTAATAGGTCAagattatttctattttcttcatcTCTAACCTGCAGGCTGCAGTCCACACCCCATCTAAAGGTGAAGACCAGACCACGGAATTCTAAAtctaaaatgaaggaaaaggaaCCAGAAAATGTGTGCCATCACTGATGAAACGTGGAGGAAAAAGAGTGATATTGAGTAAAAAGTGTAATAACATGTATTAGCCTCTCACAGCCAGCAAAGAAGGAATAGCAGCCAAGTTGGGTTTATTGGGTGTAATGTCTCTCTTCCCTGCATCTTTGTATTCAACTTTGGACGATGATGGCTTGCTCAGGGCTCTCATGGGACTGGCGAATGCCCAGCCCCAGCTTTTGCTTCGGCCGTGAGACAGAGGTCCCGGCGCCGCCGCTGCGGTGGATTTGCCGTTCACGTTGTCTTCAACCGTGGATGACATCCAGTATGACGATGAGGATGAGGAAGAGGAGGATGAAGTCATGATGAACCCACCAAAGATGCCACCGCATTTTACCCTCTCCTTGATGCATTGGTGGTCAGGGCCACCTGGAGCGCCGCCACGGTGGGCGCCGGAGGACTTCGGCTTGCCTTCCCTCTGGGACTCGACTCTTCTGAGAGTGCAGTCGCCGAACCCAGTAGAGATTCTCTCAAAGAAGTCACCCGAGAAGCTCCTGCTTCCACACCCCACAGATCTGGATCTCGAGACCTTGCGTCCGAACGATGACGATGACGCGGTTGCATGGCTGTTGGGGCTCTCAGATTCGTCCACAAACTCTTCCTTCTTCGCCAAAGACGATGATCCCAGACCCTTATCTTTGGGTTTGTGGGAGAGCGAGGCATGTGTTTGTGTTATTGCCGCTGCGAGCTTGGACTCCCTTGGAGTGACAGCACTCCCAACAGCCTTGTCCATTTTCCGAGTGGCAGTTGATTTGGGGAGGTAAAGAAAAGACCAAAACCCTCTCTTTTGCGGGCTGTAGTCGTTGGCATCCTCAGACTCAACCAAAAAGTGGCCACGCCTAGGAGTTGTAGTGGACTTGCTCCTCTTGAGAACGATCCCAACAGCATCCGAACCCATCAcctccttctttttcttcttcttttgagcTAACAGAAAAGGGATCCGGGCCCGCCTCGAATAATTTCCATGATAATGACAATCTTTAGAGGCGCTATAAGATGATGACGAAGACGTAGGCCGCACAGAGAGTGAAGTTGACGATGcaccaccacctccacctccaaCCCCAACCCCAACCCCAGCACCACCACCAATCTCAGATCTAAAAGAAGGCGacgaagaagacgaagaagggAAAATAGCATTAGGAAAAGAGGAAGAAACCAGCTTCCCTAGCTTCTCCTGCAGGCAAAAAGCACAGATCCCACCTGGGTTGTTCCTGTACGGATGGTCACTGCACTGCATTCCCTCCCCCACATCATCCTCCCCCCCTCCCCTCACACCCTCCATCACCCACCCCACTTCACAAGCCTCACCCCTCCTTCACAACCTCACACAACATTCATCCCACAAACACCCAAAACTCCAAATCCGAATCCAAACCCAGAATTCAcaaagggaagaagaaggaggaggaggaggtaAATGAACACAAGCAAACAAAGAAAAGCTCAAAAAAAGAGCGCTGGTGCAGATGGTCAGAGCGGAGCGGGAGTAATTGAATGGAGAAATGTGGCATTCAAGTAAAAGAGTGTCAAGGTGGGGGTCTTGGGGGGGAGAGTCCCCAGGAGCACGTGCAACCCTGactttcttatatattttattgtaGAATAAGACAATCCCCTACTGCCTAATAGCCCACTAGTCCCCCTAAACTCCCTCTCAACTCTCAAATGCCCCCACCCACCCACCTAATGACTGTAATGATGCTGTGATTTGAATAAAAAGCACATGGACctcatatgtatatatatatatctacgACCACCATTAATCTTCTCAAATCCGACGATGTTTCAGTGTCCAACCTTACACCCGGTTAGGTTTTGATGATGGGGTTTGTTGTCTTCATCAAGAAAAATTATACCAAGTATCattatttgttttctatattattgTATCAACGAGTGTGTGTGTGGCTCTCCTTGGTGAGGTTTTCCCATCTTGCTACTTTAATAATtatttctgttttcttttaagCCCTCTGTGAAAGActgtgctccttgattgagatTTGAATTGATGTTTTTAATGTCAAGGATCGAAGCCCCCCATCCCATAATTCCTTTTACCAAAACTTCATAATCACTCCatcacaataaaataataatatgattcACCATACGTCTTTCCATGACACATATATCCTTGAACAAATGCAGTTAAAAGATTAAATAACCTCTTctaaaaattaagttataaatttaaatttagatcATTAAAAGTGTAACATGAGATTTGATCCCCCCACACTGTCTAAcaggcatttttttttaaaaaaaatgaataaaaatgtaTGATCTCTCATTCATTGAAGAAGGGTAGAAATATGAGGCCAAAATATACCAATGTATAAAAGGAGTACAAATCACACATATCATGATTGATGCTACCGAATAGATAAGACGACCCAAGCTGATCAAAATCTTAGAAATATAAAGTGAGGGCTGAGGGGAAGTGACACTAAGTAGTGTAGTGAAATTAAATTAGTAGGGCCCagcttattttaatttcaaacctACATGTGATAGCATCTCAACTTCAATCCTTTAATATAAAGCCTATCTGCATGTCCAGTTAGGACTTTTAAGTTTGGTCCATCTCCCaattatttctttccttgaattttgCAGCACAAAAGTTCACGCACCATCAACTCCTCCCCTGCCGTCCGATCTCGATCGGGTCgttcctattttcttttcctttttcttaagaAAGAAAAGGGTAGATTCAGATCTTATCCTGCCCCCTGGAGCGAGGTACTGTCACATCAGCCGTTGGATCGTGGGACCCGCACTCTTGTTTGTGTcctttttaaaatgattttgccACCTGGTAAGCCTGGTACATTTTAGTTGGATTGCTCCTTGTTGAATCTAACTTGCGCTGGGTGCGATTTGGTTCGTGTTCTGGAACCATATGATCTTGGGCCCTGGGGTACAATCGACTTAGTAGTTAGCCCACTAGACCGTACCATCCTAGCCTTTAGTATTCCCAGAATCTaagattaaaaatgataataacaatcAACCCTACACGCCCCTCCAAAGTCCAAactaattatgaaaataatctTCTGATGGCATGCAGTATACATAGGAAATCATATTCAAAAGGTAAAGTCCTATATATTTGAAAGATGGtggtttcttttaatttaaaacaaaaccaCGTCTTAAAGATGTGGTTGCAATTCAAATTTACAAACTACATTTATATAATTACAAGGCACACGTATTATTTATATCACTAacttatttctatttaaaattatataataaatatacaaaagttatatactttaaattaaaaaaaaaattaatttcattcacctccttttttatgtttgattaaatgtatttttatttttattaatttaaaattttatcaaatatttttcttattttaagtgAGAGATGATAGGgataaaattaacaaataaaaataaatataaaaaaaatatttaataaaatttcaaatcaacaaaaaattaaaacaaaacaaaacaaaataataaaatgttgtCAATTTGAATTAAAACCGCAACctctaaattttgaattaaaatccTATCttctaaatttgaatttaaagcTCATCTTCTAAATATAGTTTCTTTTGAATGTGATTTTTTAACCAAAATCTCATCTCCTATCgtttctattttaaattgaaCCTCATCTTCTAAATGTGGTTTTTAATCTTAAGGTCTATTCTTCCTTTTTATGAAACCACAAACCAGATTTTAATATATACATCTTATATGACCTATATATGGCATGATATATGAGTAGCCCACTATTTTGGTAGTAAGTTTCAAAGTATGTCTATATTTGATGAgacacttgttttttttttttttaatatatcataaaggtcttttttttttctcttttatcaaTTCTCATCCATCTCCATTGTTTTGGTTACGAAGGGACGATGAGGGAGTGAAaactgaaattttgaaaaaaaacaatttaattcaattgaattgattcaatttttaacaatcatgaaaattggtttgatttagaaaatatgaaaattgatttAGTTAGTTCAGTTCTTGTGAATCAATAAAAATCTAATGAAACTAACATTTTAAGAACTTGATATTAGATgagtatttttatatttatacattttttttacagGTTTTGATCgaattaattttacattttttaaaattaatttcgtACTTGAATTGACTTATATCCAACTAATGATGGaaaaatgaactcaaagtaaaacttttggtttgatttgatttttatatgattaaaaGGTTGGTTT
This region of Vitis vinifera cultivar Pinot Noir 40024 chromosome 5, ASM3070453v1 genomic DNA includes:
- the LOC100244834 gene encoding uncharacterized protein LOC100244834, which encodes MEGVRGGGEDDVGEGMQCSDHPYRNNPGGICAFCLQEKLGKLVSSSFPNAIFPSSSSSSPSFRSEIGGGAGVGVGVGGGGGGASSTSLSVRPTSSSSSYSASKDCHYHGNYSRRARIPFLLAQKKKKKKEVMGSDAVGIVLKRSKSTTTPRRGHFLVESEDANDYSPQKRGFWSFLYLPKSTATRKMDKAVGSAVTPRESKLAAAITQTHASLSHKPKDKGLGSSSLAKKEEFVDESESPNSHATASSSSFGRKVSRSRSVGCGSRSFSGDFFERISTGFGDCTLRRVESQREGKPKSSGAHRGGAPGGPDHQCIKERVKCGGIFGGFIMTSSSSSSSSSSYWMSSTVEDNVNGKSTAAAAPGPLSHGRSKSWGWAFASPMRALSKPSSSKVEYKDAGKRDITPNKPNLAAIPSLLAVRG